From a single Nostoc edaphicum CCNP1411 genomic region:
- a CDS encoding glycoside hydrolase family 10 protein, whose product MNRVARRCISYFLCWGLVVALTVFSFSSQPVYSQKIIPLTTEIRGVWLTNVASGVLFIPWGINRAINQLSALNFNTIYPVVWNRGHTFYKSAVAKMTTGSETQPLLNFMHGGQDVLAKIVTLAKNKNLRVIPWFEYGFMTPHYSQLARRYPDWLTIGQEGINSIQNAPPEEIDNILVTKLAWLNPLHPQVQEFIQELILEVVRDYDVDGIQLDDHFGMPVQFGYDRFTIELYQQEHQGKSPPGDPFNSKWMRWRADKITDFMAEIYQAVKAIKPKVKISLSPNPQAFAYKYYLQDWENWVKKGLVDELILQVYRNDKKSFIAQLEQPPVKLAQSLISVGIGISTGTVRSPVKIAQVREQVQVVRDRNFDGISFFYWESLWGYIVPESPQQRRKAFFEMFNAKTVRLLPPKKL is encoded by the coding sequence ATGAATCGGGTTGCTCGCCGTTGTATTTCTTACTTTCTATGTTGGGGATTAGTAGTCGCTTTAACAGTTTTTTCATTCTCTTCACAGCCAGTTTATTCCCAAAAAATAATTCCTTTAACTACAGAAATTCGCGGCGTTTGGCTCACTAATGTTGCTAGTGGTGTACTATTTATTCCTTGGGGTATTAACCGTGCCATAAATCAATTGTCGGCTCTTAATTTTAATACAATTTATCCTGTAGTTTGGAACCGAGGACACACTTTTTATAAAAGTGCTGTAGCTAAAATGACTACAGGCTCGGAAACTCAACCTTTGCTCAATTTCATGCACGGGGGACAGGATGTTTTAGCAAAGATAGTGACACTTGCTAAAAATAAAAATTTGAGAGTCATTCCCTGGTTTGAATACGGGTTTATGACGCCGCATTATTCACAATTAGCAAGGCGTTATCCTGACTGGTTGACAATTGGGCAAGAAGGTATAAATTCTATCCAAAATGCTCCACCAGAAGAAATCGACAATATTTTAGTAACTAAGCTGGCTTGGTTGAATCCTTTACATCCACAAGTGCAAGAGTTTATTCAAGAGCTAATTTTAGAAGTAGTCAGAGATTATGATGTGGATGGTATTCAGCTTGACGATCATTTTGGGATGCCTGTACAGTTTGGCTACGATCGCTTCACTATAGAACTCTACCAGCAAGAACACCAAGGCAAAAGTCCCCCTGGTGATCCTTTTAACTCAAAATGGATGCGTTGGCGAGCAGATAAAATTACGGATTTTATGGCAGAAATTTATCAAGCTGTCAAGGCGATTAAGCCTAAAGTTAAAATATCTTTGTCTCCCAATCCTCAAGCTTTTGCCTACAAATACTATTTACAAGATTGGGAAAATTGGGTAAAAAAAGGTTTAGTTGATGAGTTAATTTTACAGGTATATCGAAATGATAAAAAGTCTTTTATCGCTCAACTAGAACAACCACCTGTGAAATTGGCTCAAAGTCTAATTTCTGTAGGAATTGGGATATCAACGGGAACCGTGCGTAGTCCGGTGAAAATCGCACAAGTGAGAGAACAGGTTCAGGTAGTGCGCGATCGCAATTTTGATGGTATCTCATTTTTTTACTGGGAGAGTCTTTGGGGTTACATCGTACCAGAATCACCCCAACAACGACGCAAAGCTTTTTTTGAGATGTTTAATGCTAAAACTGTCAGACTATTACCACCAAAGAAACTTTGA
- a CDS encoding glycosyltransferase family 4 protein, with translation MKIAQVAPLWERVPPPNYGGIELVVSRLTDELVRRGHKVTLFASGDSQTLANLQAVYPRALRSDPNVKEYAVYEMLELSQVYQDAAQFDIIHSHVGISALPLASLITATSTVHTLHNNFTTDNRHAFSYHQKQPYVSISNSQRQIDLNYIDTVYNGIELADYPFVAQPSEPLYLVFLGRFSPEKGPQHAIAIAKQSGWRLKMAGKVDIKDSEFFEQEIAPHIDGQQIEYLGEITHAEKTELLGNAAITLFPINWQEPFGLVMIESMATGTPVIAMNFGSVPEVIAHGKTGFICKSYAEMAAMIPPALELNRQTCRKYVENNFSVSQMVNGYEAVYRQIIKDHLESNGRIHAANIQF, from the coding sequence ATGAAAATCGCTCAAGTTGCCCCCTTATGGGAAAGGGTTCCACCTCCTAATTATGGAGGAATAGAACTGGTAGTGAGTCGCTTAACTGATGAACTTGTTCGTCGCGGTCACAAGGTAACTTTATTTGCCTCTGGCGATTCTCAAACTTTGGCTAATTTACAAGCCGTTTACCCGCGTGCATTGCGCTCAGACCCAAATGTGAAAGAGTATGCAGTGTACGAAATGCTAGAACTGAGCCAAGTTTACCAAGATGCTGCCCAATTCGATATTATCCATTCTCATGTAGGGATTTCGGCACTACCTTTAGCGAGTTTGATAACAGCAACTTCTACAGTCCATACGCTGCATAATAATTTTACGACTGACAACCGTCACGCATTTAGCTACCACCAAAAGCAACCTTATGTCAGTATTAGTAACTCGCAGCGTCAAATCGATCTCAATTATATTGACACGGTTTATAACGGAATTGAGCTAGCAGATTACCCATTTGTAGCCCAACCGTCAGAACCTTTATATTTGGTATTTTTAGGTCGTTTTTCACCAGAGAAAGGGCCGCAACATGCGATCGCCATTGCTAAACAGAGTGGTTGGCGCTTGAAGATGGCAGGAAAGGTTGATATCAAAGACTCTGAGTTTTTTGAACAAGAGATTGCCCCCCACATAGATGGTCAGCAAATCGAATATTTAGGTGAAATTACCCACGCCGAAAAAACTGAACTTCTGGGCAATGCTGCCATAACTCTTTTCCCCATTAATTGGCAAGAACCTTTTGGCTTAGTAATGATTGAATCAATGGCAACTGGTACACCAGTGATTGCCATGAATTTCGGTTCCGTACCTGAAGTGATTGCTCACGGCAAAACAGGTTTTATCTGCAAAAGCTATGCAGAAATGGCAGCAATGATTCCACCAGCTTTGGAACTCAATCGTCAAACCTGCCGAAAATATGTGGAAAATAACTTTAGTGTTAGCCAAATGGTTAACGGATATGAAGCTGTTTACAGACAAATTATTAAAGACCACCTAGAATCGAATGGCCGCATTCATGCAGCCAACATCCAGTTTTAA
- the xth gene encoding exodeoxyribonuclease III, whose protein sequence is MKIATWNVNSIRTRLEQVIDWLTLNPVDVLCLQETKVMDAEFPRSPFEELGYNLYISGQKSYNGVAIISRQPLLNVSSGFRAILPDLHHEWDEQRRVITGVIDGIRIVNLYVPNGAAVGTEKYEYKMRWLTALHEYLRLLVLSHPAICVCGDFNIALEDKDIHEQVSTENHIMATEAERQALRDILKLGFADAFRKFTTEGGNYSWWDYRAAAFRRNLGWRIDHHYLTPILYERAKSCIIDVAPRKLTQPSDHTPVIVEF, encoded by the coding sequence ATGAAAATCGCTACTTGGAACGTCAACTCAATTCGCACTCGCCTTGAACAGGTTATCGATTGGTTAACCCTGAATCCTGTTGATGTTCTCTGCTTGCAAGAAACCAAGGTTATGGATGCTGAATTTCCGCGATCGCCTTTTGAGGAATTAGGCTATAACCTTTATATATCAGGACAAAAATCCTATAATGGCGTAGCCATAATTAGCCGCCAGCCACTTTTAAATGTAAGTAGCGGGTTTAGGGCAATTTTGCCAGATTTACACCACGAATGGGACGAGCAAAGGCGAGTGATTACAGGTGTAATTGATGGTATTCGGATTGTGAACTTATATGTTCCCAATGGTGCAGCAGTAGGAACTGAGAAATACGAGTATAAAATGCGCTGGTTGACAGCGCTACATGAGTATTTGCGATTGCTTGTGCTGTCACACCCTGCAATTTGTGTGTGCGGAGACTTCAACATTGCCTTAGAAGACAAGGATATTCACGAGCAGGTGAGTACAGAAAATCACATTATGGCAACAGAAGCAGAGCGCCAAGCCTTACGGGATATTCTGAAACTGGGATTTGCCGATGCTTTTCGCAAATTCACCACAGAAGGCGGAAATTATAGCTGGTGGGATTATCGCGCCGCCGCCTTCCGTCGCAACTTAGGTTGGCGGATTGACCATCACTATCTCACACCTATCTTGTATGAGCGTGCTAAAAGTTGCATCATCGATGTCGCACCCAGAAAATTAACCCAACCCAGCGACCATACGCCGGTAATTGTGGAATTTTGA
- a CDS encoding WD40 repeat domain-containing protein, producing the protein MVSWLTAAQWRCVQTFTGHQGLQSGVNSVAFSSDGHLLASGSDDKTVKLWDLQAMREIQTLTGHRGPVRQVAFHNKGDILASASFDRTINLWEVTSGRKIKTLFGHYDEVSSISINSSTNLMASGSNDGDVKLWNLTTKEEIKTLSNSNPQIIEAVAFSPDGKVLTSGGWDKTVTLWDVETGQLARKFSAHSQKIRSITFSPNSQILASASNDKTIRLFDASSGREESLQGHSKAVVCVAIDPSSTMLASGGDDKEIKIWDLKTKKEMCTLSGHESYIMSVAFSPDGKLLASSSHDRSIKIWQRG; encoded by the coding sequence ATGGTGTCATGGCTTACAGCAGCACAGTGGAGATGTGTTCAAACTTTCACGGGACATCAAGGATTGCAGTCTGGTGTGAACTCTGTTGCTTTTAGCTCTGATGGGCATTTGTTAGCCAGTGGCAGTGACGATAAGACAGTTAAGCTGTGGGATTTGCAAGCAATGCGTGAGATCCAGACACTCACTGGTCATAGAGGTCCTGTTCGCCAAGTCGCATTCCACAACAAAGGTGATATTCTTGCCAGTGCTTCTTTTGACAGAACTATCAATTTGTGGGAAGTGACAAGTGGCAGAAAAATTAAAACGCTTTTTGGCCACTACGATGAAGTATCCTCAATCTCTATTAACTCGTCTACCAATCTGATGGCTAGTGGCAGCAACGATGGAGATGTGAAACTGTGGAATTTGACGACTAAAGAGGAGATTAAAACTCTATCTAACTCAAATCCTCAAATTATCGAGGCAGTTGCATTCAGCCCTGATGGGAAAGTACTTACCAGTGGCGGATGGGACAAGACTGTAACACTATGGGATGTAGAAACTGGACAGTTAGCGCGTAAATTTTCAGCCCATTCACAGAAGATCCGTTCAATCACTTTCAGCCCCAACAGTCAAATTTTAGCGAGTGCGAGCAACGACAAAACTATTCGATTATTTGATGCGTCGAGTGGGCGCGAAGAAAGTTTGCAAGGTCACTCTAAGGCAGTAGTATGTGTGGCTATTGACCCAAGTAGCACAATGTTAGCAAGTGGAGGTGATGATAAGGAAATTAAGATTTGGGACTTAAAAACCAAGAAAGAAATGTGTACTCTTTCTGGTCATGAGTCCTACATTATGTCTGTTGCCTTCAGTCCAGATGGAAAACTTTTGGCTAGCAGCAGTCATGATAGAAGCATTAAGATTTGGCAACGTGGATAG
- a CDS encoding zinc-dependent alcohol dehydrogenase, producing MLAALLYGQEDLRLEQVPDPTPAAGEVVIQVGAATTCGTDLKVWRRGGHAKMLKLPTLFGHEAAGRIVALGAGVTNWQVGDRIVANNSAPCMKCFFCQRQEYSLCPNLTWNNGTFAQYLKIPAPIVEHNLLQIPDELPWELAAMTEPLACVLHGVARSHIKSKDKVVVLGDGAIGLMFVAALSEKAEVLLWGGNNHRLEIGQKLGAAQTFNYHQIPDIPSVVKEITQGWGADVVIEATGVPSVWETAIACARPGATVNLFGGCPRDTSITVNTEQLHYSELTIKGVFHNTPEYVRSALSLIASRKIPFELLISEQRPLKDLEQVFCEMKARKVIKVAMIP from the coding sequence TTGTTAGCAGCCTTACTTTATGGGCAAGAAGATTTACGCCTAGAGCAAGTTCCTGACCCCACTCCGGCGGCTGGCGAAGTTGTAATCCAAGTGGGGGCAGCAACAACTTGTGGTACAGATTTGAAAGTTTGGCGGCGTGGTGGTCATGCCAAAATGCTAAAACTACCGACGCTGTTTGGTCACGAAGCTGCTGGGCGAATTGTTGCCTTGGGTGCAGGGGTGACAAATTGGCAAGTAGGCGATCGCATTGTCGCTAATAATTCTGCTCCATGCATGAAGTGCTTTTTTTGTCAACGTCAAGAATATTCTTTATGTCCAAATTTGACATGGAATAATGGTACCTTTGCCCAATACCTGAAAATTCCTGCACCGATAGTAGAGCATAATTTGTTGCAGATTCCCGATGAGTTGCCGTGGGAATTGGCAGCCATGACTGAACCTTTAGCTTGTGTATTGCATGGTGTAGCGCGTTCTCATATTAAGTCCAAAGATAAAGTAGTCGTCTTAGGAGATGGGGCGATCGGGCTAATGTTTGTGGCGGCGTTGAGTGAGAAAGCTGAGGTTTTGCTGTGGGGAGGTAATAACCACAGGTTAGAAATTGGTCAGAAATTGGGTGCAGCCCAGACCTTTAATTATCATCAAATCCCGGATATTCCCAGTGTAGTGAAAGAAATTACCCAAGGATGGGGCGCAGATGTGGTGATTGAAGCCACTGGTGTACCAAGTGTTTGGGAAACTGCGATCGCCTGCGCTCGTCCTGGTGCAACAGTCAACTTATTCGGTGGATGTCCACGGGATACAAGCATTACTGTGAATACAGAACAGCTACACTATAGCGAACTTACCATCAAAGGCGTGTTTCATAATACACCAGAGTATGTGCGATCGGCGTTATCATTGATAGCTAGTCGCAAAATTCCCTTTGAGTTACTTATTAGTGAACAGCGACCATTAAAAGATTTAGAACAGGTGTTTTGTGAGATGAAGGCGCGTAAAGTAATTAAGGTAGCGATGATTCCTTAG
- a CDS encoding ribbon-helix-helix domain-containing protein produces MSITFSPEQEQIIQVLLATGQFNNVDEVIQTALHLLAEETLSQQVWLEETRTKIDEGIASLEKGEGIDGETFVNQLLTQLKQAKEA; encoded by the coding sequence ATGAGTATTACATTTAGCCCAGAGCAAGAACAAATAATTCAAGTTTTGCTAGCAACAGGTCAATTTAACAATGTTGATGAAGTAATTCAAACTGCATTGCATCTTTTAGCAGAAGAGACTCTTTCTCAGCAAGTATGGCTAGAAGAAACTCGCACCAAGATTGATGAAGGGATAGCATCACTTGAAAAGGGAGAAGGAATTGATGGTGAAACTTTTGTAAATCAGCTTTTAACACAGTTGAAGCAAGCAAAAGAGGCTTAG
- a CDS encoding type II toxin-antitoxin system RelE/ParE family toxin, translating to MNRYIISLPASRDLQAIADYFAVENVEAGEQLLYAFNQKCQQLVSFPNMGRKYEDLRPNLRGLPLDGYIIFYMIIGEGIEIVRVVSGRRNLKSLFANPEKM from the coding sequence ATGAATCGGTACATTATCTCACTCCCTGCTTCTCGTGATTTACAAGCGATCGCAGATTATTTCGCCGTAGAAAATGTTGAGGCTGGTGAGCAACTTTTATATGCGTTTAATCAAAAATGTCAACAACTCGTTAGCTTTCCGAATATGGGACGAAAATACGAGGATTTGCGTCCCAACCTTAGAGGACTTCCACTGGATGGGTATATTATTTTTTACATGATTATTGGTGAAGGAATTGAAATTGTCAGAGTTGTCAGTGGCAGACGCAACTTAAAATCTCTGTTTGCAAATCCAGAAAAAATGTGA
- a CDS encoding HNH endonuclease, with protein sequence MGVKDSTRQFVRERAKYLCEYCHSPERSSSDRFTIDHLVPQSLGGSDEANNLALACRRCNERRYNFTTGVDPQTQQEVALFNPRQQRWVDHFIWTGDGLKIVGKSATGRATCHRLDINDEFHNQGFIQESRQLWIQGGWHPPVDDPRL encoded by the coding sequence GTGGGTGTTAAAGATAGCACTCGGCAGTTTGTGCGCGAAAGAGCTAAATATCTGTGTGAATATTGCCACTCTCCAGAACGCTCCAGTTCAGATCGCTTTACAATCGATCATCTTGTTCCACAATCATTAGGTGGTTCAGATGAAGCTAACAACTTAGCTCTAGCTTGTCGTCGCTGTAATGAGCGTCGTTACAATTTCACAACTGGCGTTGATCCTCAAACTCAGCAAGAAGTCGCCCTATTCAATCCTCGTCAGCAACGGTGGGTAGATCACTTCATCTGGACAGGCGATGGACTAAAGATCGTTGGCAAAAGTGCTACAGGTCGAGCAACTTGTCATCGACTAGATATCAATGATGAATTTCACAACCAAGGATTTATCCAAGAATCTAGGCAGTTATGGATACAAGGAGGCTGGCATCCACCTGTAGACGATCCTCGTCTTTGA
- the glmS gene encoding glutamine--fructose-6-phosphate transaminase (isomerizing), whose translation MCGIVGYIGTQAATDILLAGLEKLEYRGYDSAGIATIWEGEVTCVRAKGKLHNLRSKLEQIETPAQIGIGHTRWATHGKPEEYNAHPHLDTAKRVAVVQNGIIENYRELREELKAKGHEFRSETDTEVIPHLIAEFLKNLPPSSASSASSPFLEAIRQAVNHLRGAFALAVISADFPDELIVVRQQAPLVIGFGQGEFFCASDTPAIVAYTRAVLPLENGEIARLTPLGVEIYNFAGDRLKKQPRLLNFNPAMVEKQGFKHFMLKEIHEQPGVVRASLEAYFNPGESIESPINLGLPTDLYTDLEQIQILACGTSWHAALIGKYLIEQLAGISTQVHYASEYRYAPSPLTANTLIIGVTQSGETADTLAALAMEKERRQGKEPKYQARLLGITNRPESSLGDMVPHVISTLAGIEIGVAATKTFTAQLMAFYALALDLAARRQTVSKDTLEKIINGLRQIPKEIEATLESQERLTEQLAHEFAETQDFIFIGRGINFPIALEGALKLKEISYIHAEGYPAGEMKHGPIALLDAKVPVVAIAIPGSVYEKVISNAQEAKARDSRLIGVTPVKDGEAAEIFNDLLPVSHVEELLSPILTVVPLQLLAYHIAARRGLDVDQPRNLAKSVTVE comes from the coding sequence ATGTGCGGAATTGTTGGATATATAGGCACTCAAGCGGCGACAGACATTTTACTGGCTGGGCTGGAAAAACTAGAGTACAGAGGCTACGATTCTGCTGGAATTGCCACTATTTGGGAAGGTGAGGTAACTTGTGTACGGGCAAAAGGCAAACTTCATAACCTGCGTTCTAAACTGGAACAAATAGAAACTCCTGCCCAAATTGGTATTGGTCACACTCGCTGGGCAACTCATGGTAAACCAGAAGAGTACAACGCCCATCCCCATCTGGATACGGCAAAGCGAGTGGCGGTGGTGCAAAATGGCATTATCGAAAACTATCGTGAGTTACGCGAAGAACTCAAAGCAAAAGGACACGAATTTCGGTCTGAAACCGATACCGAAGTCATTCCCCATCTCATCGCCGAATTTTTAAAGAATCTTCCTCCCTCATCTGCCTCATCTGCCTCCTCTCCCTTCTTAGAAGCAATTCGCCAAGCCGTTAACCACTTGCGCGGGGCGTTTGCACTTGCAGTTATTTCTGCTGACTTCCCCGATGAATTGATTGTTGTGCGCCAACAAGCACCTTTGGTAATTGGTTTTGGCCAAGGGGAATTCTTTTGTGCATCTGACACGCCTGCGATCGTTGCCTACACCCGTGCGGTGCTACCTCTGGAAAATGGCGAAATTGCCCGCCTCACACCTTTGGGCGTTGAGATTTACAATTTTGCTGGCGACAGGCTGAAAAAACAACCCCGGCTACTCAACTTCAATCCTGCAATGGTTGAGAAGCAGGGCTTCAAACACTTCATGCTCAAAGAAATTCATGAGCAACCAGGGGTAGTAAGAGCTAGTTTAGAAGCATACTTTAATCCAGGCGAATCTATCGAATCCCCAATTAATCTTGGTTTACCGACAGATTTATATACCGATTTAGAACAAATTCAGATCCTCGCCTGTGGTACTAGTTGGCACGCAGCATTAATCGGAAAATATTTAATCGAACAATTAGCAGGAATTTCAACTCAGGTACATTACGCTTCTGAGTATCGCTATGCACCATCACCTTTGACGGCAAACACGCTGATTATTGGTGTTACCCAATCAGGTGAAACCGCTGATACCTTAGCAGCTTTGGCAATGGAAAAAGAACGTCGCCAGGGGAAAGAACCCAAATATCAAGCGCGACTACTGGGCATTACCAATCGCCCGGAAAGCAGTCTTGGTGATATGGTACCGCATGTCATCAGTACCCTAGCGGGAATTGAAATTGGGGTCGCGGCGACAAAAACTTTTACTGCTCAACTGATGGCGTTTTATGCTTTGGCATTGGATTTAGCAGCTCGTCGTCAGACAGTTTCCAAAGACACATTAGAGAAAATTATTAACGGGTTGCGGCAGATTCCCAAAGAAATTGAGGCAACTTTGGAAAGTCAGGAACGTTTAACCGAACAGCTAGCCCATGAATTCGCCGAAACCCAAGATTTCATTTTTATAGGTAGGGGGATTAACTTCCCGATTGCTTTGGAAGGGGCATTGAAATTAAAAGAAATCAGCTACATTCACGCCGAAGGGTATCCGGCTGGAGAAATGAAGCACGGGCCCATTGCACTTTTAGATGCGAAAGTACCAGTAGTTGCGATCGCAATTCCTGGTAGTGTTTATGAAAAAGTAATTTCCAATGCCCAAGAAGCCAAAGCCAGAGATTCTCGGTTAATTGGGGTGACTCCAGTTAAAGATGGCGAAGCTGCGGAAATCTTTAACGATCTTCTTCCCGTCTCTCATGTGGAAGAATTACTTTCTCCGATTCTCACAGTAGTACCTTTGCAATTATTGGCTTATCATATTGCCGCCCGTCGCGGTTTGGATGTCGATCAGCCAAGAAATTTGGCCAAATCGGTAACAGTAGAATAG
- the psaC gene encoding photosystem I iron-sulfur center protein PsaC — protein MSHTVKIYDTCIGCTQCVRACPTDVLEMVPWDGCKAAQIASSPRTEDCVGCKRCETACPTDFLSIRVYLGAETTRSMGLAY, from the coding sequence ATGTCTCATACCGTAAAAATCTACGATACCTGCATTGGCTGCACCCAATGCGTCCGCGCTTGCCCTACTGATGTACTTGAGATGGTTCCTTGGGATGGCTGTAAAGCTGCTCAAATAGCCTCTTCACCCCGTACAGAAGACTGCGTGGGCTGTAAGCGCTGCGAAACCGCTTGTCCCACCGACTTTTTGAGCATCCGGGTTTACCTGGGCGCTGAAACAACTCGCAGTATGGGTCTAGCCTACTAA
- a CDS encoding Dethiobiotin synthetase: MNYETARKLLIDQTITTEENPDALLTRMKQGKPPVPGQITSILLALKVVFEALKDAKSLDRELALALYQLSIKAQQLFGAGRKAGIDWPPLLKEDLLRISLASESIFSGTWQTLAQMELGKL; the protein is encoded by the coding sequence ATGAATTACGAAACAGCTCGGAAACTCCTCATAGATCAGACAATCACAACCGAGGAAAACCCAGATGCGCTGTTAACGCGTATGAAACAGGGGAAACCACCGGTACCCGGTCAGATCACTTCGATTTTATTAGCATTGAAAGTGGTGTTTGAAGCCCTCAAAGATGCAAAGAGCCTAGACCGAGAACTGGCTTTGGCCCTTTATCAGTTAAGTATTAAGGCGCAACAGCTATTTGGCGCAGGGCGTAAAGCTGGCATTGATTGGCCGCCACTTCTGAAAGAAGATTTGCTACGCATTTCCTTAGCATCTGAAAGTATCTTTTCGGGTACATGGCAAACCCTAGCTCAGATGGAGTTGGGGAAGTTGTAG
- the glcD gene encoding glycolate oxidase subunit GlcD, which translates to MLTQDKKQRNWKPIIKAFEAVLGKNGVVQRREELITYECDGLTGYRQRPAVVVLPRTTEQVAQVVKVCNQYSIPFIARGSGTGLSGGALPVENSVLIVTSLMRQILSIDLENQRTVVQPGVINSWVTQAVSGAGFYYAPDPSSQIICSIGGNIAENSGGVHCLKYGVTTNHVLGLKIVTPEGEIIDLGGQIPEMPGYDLTGVFVGSEGTLGIATEITLRILKSAESICVLLADFTSIEAAGATVSDIISAGIIPGGMEMMDNFSINAVEDVVATNCYPRDATAILLIEIDGLEVEVVGNKQRVIEICKKNGARNVTSATDPETRLKLWKGRKAAFAAAGHLSPDYYVQDGVIPRTQLPYVLHEIETLSQQYGYRVANVFHAGDGNLHPLILYDNSVPGALEQVEEMGGKILNLCVQVGGSISGEHGIGAEKKCYMPQMFSPVDLETMQWVRQVFNPKGLANPEKIFPTPRTCGEAANASAIKQFEGVERF; encoded by the coding sequence ATGCTTACTCAAGATAAAAAACAACGCAACTGGAAACCCATTATCAAAGCATTTGAGGCTGTCCTTGGTAAAAATGGTGTGGTGCAACGCCGCGAAGAACTCATTACCTATGAATGCGATGGTTTAACTGGTTATCGCCAACGTCCCGCTGTGGTGGTGTTACCCAGAACTACAGAACAGGTTGCCCAAGTTGTGAAGGTATGCAATCAATATTCTATACCCTTCATCGCCCGCGGTTCTGGTACTGGTCTATCTGGTGGCGCTTTACCTGTTGAAAATTCTGTTTTGATTGTTACCTCATTAATGCGGCAAATCCTCAGCATTGATTTGGAAAATCAACGCACAGTTGTACAACCAGGAGTGATTAATAGTTGGGTGACACAAGCTGTCAGTGGTGCTGGTTTTTACTATGCTCCTGACCCCTCTAGTCAAATTATCTGCTCGATTGGGGGCAACATTGCCGAAAATTCTGGTGGCGTACATTGTCTCAAATATGGTGTCACCACTAACCACGTTTTGGGATTAAAAATTGTCACCCCGGAAGGAGAAATTATCGATTTAGGCGGACAAATTCCAGAAATGCCTGGTTATGATTTAACAGGTGTTTTTGTTGGTTCTGAAGGCACTTTAGGAATTGCTACGGAAATTACTTTGCGAATTCTCAAAAGTGCAGAATCAATTTGTGTGCTGTTAGCAGATTTTACTAGTATTGAAGCTGCCGGGGCAACTGTTTCTGACATCATCAGCGCCGGAATTATTCCTGGTGGGATGGAAATGATGGATAACTTCAGTATCAATGCAGTTGAAGATGTTGTTGCAACTAATTGTTATCCCCGCGATGCTACTGCCATTCTGCTCATAGAAATTGATGGTTTAGAAGTGGAAGTTGTAGGGAATAAACAGCGAGTTATCGAAATTTGTAAAAAGAATGGTGCGCGTAATGTCACTTCTGCGACTGACCCAGAAACCAGATTGAAATTATGGAAAGGACGCAAAGCTGCTTTTGCTGCTGCTGGACATTTAAGCCCAGATTATTATGTCCAAGATGGTGTAATTCCTCGGACTCAGTTGCCTTATGTTCTGCATGAGATTGAGACATTAAGTCAACAATATGGTTATCGTGTTGCTAATGTATTTCATGCTGGTGATGGCAATCTTCATCCGCTAATTCTTTATGATAATTCTGTGCCTGGAGCATTAGAACAAGTAGAAGAAATGGGTGGAAAAATTCTTAACCTTTGTGTCCAAGTTGGTGGTAGTATTTCTGGAGAACATGGCATTGGTGCAGAGAAAAAGTGTTATATGCCACAGATGTTTAGCCCAGTTGATTTAGAAACTATGCAATGGGTGCGGCAAGTTTTTAATCCCAAAGGGTTAGCAAATCCTGAAAAGATATTTCCCACACCACGGACTTGTGGTGAAGCAGCAAATGCATCAGCTATCAAACAATTTGAAGGTGTGGAAAGATTTTAA